In one window of Paracoccus saliphilus DNA:
- a CDS encoding MATE family efflux transporter translates to MSLREPDAPVVAPVGRAATAALIRAKRTRRFLEGPIGPTLARLAAPNAIAMLVQAAMSISEAYFAGRMGVTALAGLALVFPLVTLTQALSAGAMGGAISSAIARALGAENTERAAGLVVVAWILGVSIACLSAVLMALFGPTIFGLLGGRGDAVQAALAYAAIFFPGCVSLWMCHSTLSVIRGTGNMFTPALMLVLVSAGSIPLSGAFGLGWGPFPALGISGLALGMVLAYGIGAIAALGYVLSGRAGLSLREGSVRPSPALFADILRVGLSASLNSVLTILTIVLMVGIVARFGEAALAGYGLGARLEFLMIPIIFGIGAAMTSMVGANIGAGKRDRGLAIAWIGSLAAATIVGGVGLLLAFMPDLWLRIFLSPEQAEPLAVGRAYFRTVAPFYFFFGLGLAMYFASQGAGRMMWPVVGSICRILIAIGGALALISLTDLGVQAVFIAIATGMLAYGVVIALAVRATRWR, encoded by the coding sequence ATGTCGCTTCGAGAACCCGACGCCCCTGTTGTCGCCCCGGTCGGACGAGCCGCGACGGCGGCGCTGATCCGGGCGAAACGCACCCGCAGGTTCCTGGAGGGGCCGATCGGACCGACGCTGGCGCGGCTTGCCGCGCCCAATGCCATCGCGATGTTGGTGCAGGCCGCCATGAGCATCTCGGAGGCCTATTTCGCGGGGCGGATGGGGGTGACGGCTCTGGCCGGCCTGGCGCTGGTCTTTCCGCTGGTGACATTGACGCAAGCCCTTTCTGCCGGTGCCATGGGCGGGGCGATTTCCTCGGCCATCGCGCGCGCGCTCGGGGCAGAAAATACCGAACGCGCCGCCGGCCTGGTGGTGGTGGCGTGGATACTGGGGGTGAGCATCGCCTGCCTGTCGGCGGTGCTGATGGCTCTTTTCGGGCCCACGATATTCGGGTTGCTCGGGGGGCGGGGCGATGCCGTGCAGGCGGCTTTAGCCTATGCCGCGATATTCTTTCCGGGCTGCGTGTCGCTGTGGATGTGCCATTCGACGCTCAGCGTCATCCGTGGAACCGGGAACATGTTCACGCCGGCGCTGATGCTGGTGCTGGTCTCGGCGGGCTCGATCCCGCTCTCCGGGGCGTTCGGTCTGGGTTGGGGGCCTTTTCCGGCGCTCGGCATATCTGGTCTCGCCCTTGGCATGGTGCTGGCTTACGGCATCGGTGCGATTGCCGCGCTTGGCTATGTCCTTTCCGGGCGGGCGGGGCTGTCGTTGCGGGAGGGCTCCGTGCGGCCAAGCCCCGCATTGTTTGCCGATATCCTGCGAGTCGGGCTGTCGGCATCGCTCAACTCAGTCCTGACAATCCTGACCATTGTCCTGATGGTCGGCATCGTTGCCCGGTTCGGCGAGGCGGCGCTCGCGGGTTACGGTTTGGGTGCACGGCTCGAGTTTCTGATGATCCCGATCATTTTCGGGATCGGCGCGGCGATGACCAGCATGGTCGGCGCAAATATCGGCGCGGGCAAACGGGATCGCGGGCTGGCCATTGCCTGGATCGGCTCTCTGGCGGCGGCGACGATTGTCGGTGGGGTCGGCCTGTTGCTGGCATTCATGCCGGATCTGTGGCTGCGCATCTTCCTGAGCCCCGAGCAAGCCGAGCCGCTTGCGGTTGGCCGGGCCTATTTCCGGACCGTCGCGCCCTTCTACTTCTTTTTCGGCCTGGGGCTGGCGATGTATTTCGCCAGCCAGGGCGCAGGGCGAATGATGTGGCCGGTCGTCGGCAGCATCTGCCGCATCCTCATTGCCATCGGCGGCGCATTGGCCCTGATCAGCCTGACCGATTTGGGCGTGCAGGCCGTGTTCATCGCGATTGCCACAGGCATGCTGGCCTACGGAGTGGTGATCGCGCTGGCTGTCAGGGCCACGCGGTGGAGGTAG
- a CDS encoding SDR family oxidoreductase: protein MQVKDRIVVVTGAAGGIGRSLAHRFHAAGAKQIICADRNEDGVMQTASEIGGIGRRVDVTAEDEIKALIEEVETGLGPIDLFCCNAGISIRGGPEVPDEQWQDIWEINVMSHIWTARHMVPRMIERGGGYFLNTASAAGLLSQVGSAPYAVTKHAAVAFSEWLALTYGDQGIKVSVLCPQAVNTDMIRGKEGGVASVNGLLEPDVVAGECLAAIESETFLVLPHKEVLEYMRRKTDDYDRWIGGMQRLNRKYNPMTKGA from the coding sequence ATGCAGGTCAAGGACCGTATCGTTGTCGTGACCGGGGCTGCCGGGGGAATCGGCCGGTCCCTCGCCCATCGGTTTCATGCGGCCGGGGCGAAGCAGATCATCTGCGCGGACCGCAATGAAGACGGGGTGATGCAGACGGCAAGCGAGATCGGCGGGATCGGGCGAAGGGTCGATGTGACCGCCGAGGATGAGATCAAGGCGCTGATCGAGGAGGTCGAAACCGGGCTGGGGCCGATTGACCTGTTCTGCTGCAATGCCGGGATCTCGATCCGCGGTGGCCCCGAGGTGCCGGATGAGCAATGGCAGGATATTTGGGAGATCAACGTGATGTCCCATATCTGGACAGCCCGCCACATGGTTCCCCGGATGATCGAGCGGGGCGGCGGCTACTTCCTGAACACCGCCTCTGCCGCCGGATTGCTGAGCCAGGTCGGCTCGGCCCCCTATGCGGTGACGAAACATGCGGCGGTCGCGTTCTCGGAATGGCTGGCGCTGACCTATGGTGATCAGGGGATCAAGGTTTCGGTGCTTTGCCCGCAAGCGGTCAATACCGACATGATCAGGGGCAAGGAGGGCGGCGTTGCCAGCGTCAACGGTCTGCTGGAGCCCGATGTCGTGGCCGGGGAATGCCTCGCCGCGATCGAGAGCGAGACCTTCCTGGTGCTTCCACATAAGGAAGTGCTGGAATATATGCGCCGCAAGACGGATGATTATGATCGCTGGATCGGCGGGATGCAGCGGCTGAACCGGAAATACAACCCGATGACCAAGGGCGCCTGA
- a CDS encoding acyl-CoA dehydrogenase family protein, producing the protein MTQANPQDELHNLAMSEAARPLLEKVVGHIRDNCDPALAEYEELGRNREERFAFAPGQIEIIEDLKAKAKAAGLWNFFLPNAETGEGLSNLDYAYIAFELGKNPLAPQSLNCAAPDTGNMEVLERVGTREQKDKWLKPLLNGEIRSAFAMTEPDVASSDARNIGTRAVLENGEWVINGEKYYISGAGDPRCKIMIVMVKTSPDAEPFRQQSQILVPIDWPGVEILGPMNVFGHDDAPHGHMHIRFTDVRVPEENILWGEGRGFEISQLRLGPGRIHHCMRSIGAAEKALDLMIHRGLTREAFGKKIIDLGKNMETISRSRIEIDAMRLLVLKAAKAMDVLGNKEARIWVSKAKAMVPEKCCKIIDDAMQMHGATGISQWSELPEMYMKQRTLRFADGPDEVHHHVIARAERQAFENSNDRQAAIRTRGRRD; encoded by the coding sequence ATGACACAGGCGAATCCGCAGGATGAACTTCACAATCTGGCAATGTCCGAAGCCGCGAGGCCGTTGCTCGAAAAGGTCGTCGGGCATATCCGCGACAATTGCGACCCCGCGCTGGCCGAGTATGAAGAGCTTGGCCGGAACCGCGAAGAGCGCTTTGCCTTCGCGCCGGGGCAGATTGAGATCATCGAGGACCTCAAGGCCAAGGCGAAGGCCGCCGGGTTGTGGAATTTCTTCCTGCCGAATGCCGAAACCGGCGAGGGGCTGTCCAATCTGGATTATGCCTATATCGCTTTCGAACTGGGGAAGAACCCGCTTGCGCCGCAATCCCTGAACTGCGCGGCGCCCGATACCGGCAATATGGAAGTGTTGGAGCGGGTCGGCACGCGGGAGCAGAAGGACAAGTGGCTGAAACCGCTGCTGAATGGTGAAATCCGCTCGGCCTTCGCGATGACCGAGCCGGATGTCGCCTCGTCGGATGCCAGGAATATCGGCACCCGTGCCGTGCTGGAAAACGGCGAATGGGTGATCAACGGCGAGAAATATTACATCTCGGGGGCAGGGGATCCGCGCTGCAAGATCATGATCGTCATGGTCAAGACCTCGCCCGATGCCGAGCCGTTCCGGCAGCAAAGCCAGATCCTTGTCCCGATCGATTGGCCGGGGGTCGAGATCCTGGGGCCGATGAACGTGTTCGGACATGACGATGCCCCGCATGGCCATATGCATATCCGTTTCACCGATGTCCGGGTGCCCGAGGAAAACATCCTCTGGGGCGAGGGGCGCGGCTTCGAGATCAGCCAGCTCAGGCTGGGGCCGGGCCGGATTCACCATTGCATGCGCTCTATCGGTGCGGCGGAAAAGGCGCTCGACCTGATGATCCATCGCGGGCTGACGCGCGAGGCGTTCGGCAAGAAGATCATCGATCTGGGCAAGAACATGGAAACCATCTCGCGCAGCCGGATCGAGATCGACGCCATGCGGTTGCTGGTCCTCAAGGCGGCAAAGGCGATGGATGTGCTGGGCAACAAGGAAGCCCGGATCTGGGTGTCCAAGGCCAAGGCCATGGTGCCCGAGAAATGCTGCAAGATCATCGACGACGCGATGCAGATGCATGGCGCGACGGGCATCAGCCAGTGGTCGGAACTGCCCGAGATGTATATGAAGCAACGCACCCTGCGTTTCGCCGATGGACCCGACGAGGTGCATCACCATGTTATCGCACGCGCCGAGCGGCAGGCTTTCGAGAATTCCAATGACCGTCAAGCTGCGATACGGACCCGGGGCAGGAGAGATTAA
- a CDS encoding phosphotransferase family protein, producing the protein MPHEHASTPVLIEPLSRHKFDSTALRDWLAARLPEASDGIEVRQFQGGMSNPTFMLTCRSGARFVLRKKPPGKLLPKAHAVDREYRVMHALGPTSVPVPEMVAYCDDPEIIGAEFFVMRFVDGRIIPDPAMTPIPRDQRPAMMFSLVDTLAELHRIDWLAAGLEGFGRPEGYLTRQTLRWSAQYEAAKSDLPADFDYSQMDWLRDWLIEHAGVADYSAIAHGDFRLGNVIVHPDEPRVISVLDWELSTIGHPIADLAYLCLQYRLPTDLPGSYDLLGAGLPPEEDVLARYCDKAGLDGVRDWPVFLAFACFRYAAIVQGVAARAARGNVSSASADPATDGARARRVAEVGADIARKMATS; encoded by the coding sequence ATGCCCCACGAACACGCATCCACCCCGGTATTGATCGAACCGCTCTCGCGCCACAAGTTCGACAGCACCGCCCTGCGCGACTGGCTGGCGGCAAGATTGCCCGAGGCAAGCGACGGGATCGAGGTCCGGCAATTTCAGGGCGGCATGTCCAATCCGACATTCATGCTGACCTGCCGGTCCGGGGCGCGGTTCGTGTTGCGCAAGAAGCCGCCCGGCAAGCTGTTGCCAAAGGCGCATGCCGTGGATCGCGAATACAGGGTGATGCACGCGCTTGGCCCCACATCCGTTCCGGTTCCCGAGATGGTGGCCTATTGCGACGACCCCGAGATCATCGGTGCCGAGTTCTTCGTGATGCGTTTCGTGGACGGGCGGATCATTCCCGATCCGGCCATGACACCGATCCCGCGCGATCAACGCCCCGCGATGATGTTCTCGCTGGTGGATACGCTGGCCGAGTTGCATCGGATCGACTGGCTTGCCGCGGGGCTGGAAGGTTTCGGGCGGCCCGAAGGATATCTCACGCGCCAGACCCTTCGCTGGTCCGCGCAATATGAAGCCGCGAAATCCGATCTTCCCGCCGATTTCGACTATTCGCAGATGGACTGGCTGCGCGACTGGCTGATCGAACATGCCGGAGTGGCCGATTACAGCGCGATTGCGCATGGTGATTTCCGCCTCGGCAACGTCATCGTTCACCCTGACGAGCCGCGGGTCATCTCGGTCCTGGATTGGGAATTGTCGACCATCGGCCATCCCATCGCCGATCTCGCCTATCTCTGCCTTCAATATCGCCTGCCGACAGATTTGCCCGGCTCTTACGATCTTCTGGGGGCAGGCCTGCCGCCCGAAGAGGACGTGCTCGCGCGGTATTGCGACAAGGCCGGGCTGGATGGCGTCCGGGATTGGCCGGTCTTCCTGGCCTTCGCCTGTTTCCGCTATGCGGCCATCGTGCAGGGCGTCGCGGCCCGTGCCGCCCGCGGCAACGTCAGCAGCGCAAGCGCAGATCCGGCGACCGACGGCGCCCGTGCCCGGCGCGTGGCCGAAGTTGGCGCGGATATCGCTCGAAAAATGGCCACTTCCTGA
- a CDS encoding purine-nucleoside phosphorylase, which translates to MPMKSAALIATTALLPMAALSQEMPDPKVLVITMFDGETQPWLDNLDLSEEIAIPGLPESAPALSCNGNLCVMTTTMGFANAASSVAAVALSDKVDLRDSYVLVAGIAGVDPEEGTLGSAHWARYVVDAGLRHLIDPREIPETWESGSLALGTSEPGGEGGWTAGTELYELNPELTQRALEITKDTELADSEKAAEYRAAYSAEAAQKAPFVSACDTLSADTYWHGAIIAQEMEARVARLTEGNGVYCTSQMEDNATLAALERAAGAGKIDFDRIAILRTASNFDRQAEGQTAAESLGADSGGFGPATENAFRVGNAFAQEIISNWEAWADGVPTSN; encoded by the coding sequence ATGCCGATGAAATCTGCTGCCCTGATTGCAACGACCGCCCTGCTGCCGATGGCCGCCCTGTCTCAGGAAATGCCGGACCCGAAGGTCCTTGTGATTACCATGTTCGATGGTGAGACGCAGCCCTGGCTCGACAATCTGGATCTGTCCGAGGAAATCGCTATCCCCGGCCTTCCCGAATCCGCACCGGCCCTGTCATGCAACGGCAATCTTTGCGTCATGACGACGACGATGGGCTTTGCCAACGCCGCCAGTTCGGTTGCCGCCGTTGCGCTGAGCGACAAGGTGGATCTCCGTGACAGCTATGTCCTCGTTGCGGGAATCGCCGGGGTGGACCCCGAAGAGGGCACCCTGGGTTCCGCCCATTGGGCACGATATGTCGTCGATGCCGGTCTGCGTCACCTGATCGACCCCCGCGAAATTCCCGAAACCTGGGAGAGCGGGTCTCTCGCCCTGGGCACCTCCGAGCCGGGGGGCGAAGGCGGCTGGACCGCCGGAACCGAGCTCTACGAACTGAACCCGGAGCTGACCCAACGCGCGCTGGAGATAACCAAGGACACGGAACTTGCCGATAGCGAGAAAGCTGCAGAATACCGGGCGGCATATTCCGCCGAAGCGGCGCAAAAGGCACCTTTCGTCAGTGCCTGTGACACGTTGTCGGCCGACACTTACTGGCATGGCGCCATCATCGCGCAAGAGATGGAAGCCCGCGTCGCGCGGCTGACCGAAGGAAATGGCGTCTACTGCACCTCTCAAATGGAGGACAACGCGACACTTGCCGCCTTGGAACGGGCGGCAGGGGCCGGGAAAATCGATTTCGATCGCATCGCCATCCTCAGGACCGCCTCGAATTTCGACCGGCAGGCCGAGGGGCAGACGGCCGCGGAATCGCTCGGTGCCGATTCCGGGGGATTCGGTCCGGCCACGGAAAACGCCTTCCGCGTCGGAAACGCATTCGCGCAGGAGATCATCTCGAATTGGGAGGCCTGGGCGGACGGAGTTCCAACCAGTAACTGA
- a CDS encoding GSCFA domain-containing protein, which translates to MTKGRIIGNNRPTKDFAVAEDESEKPHLLYYQMAGKKRRAHGSWYRGATTNYHPMRESLDEPGAVEKYVGHGWFPEKPFITRDHYITAFGSCFAAEVTKFLLRKGYNVFGDDIGLNAHIIRSGEGIVNSAALRQQFDWAIGGHSPEESVWQNPDGTDAEMSPDIRETTRDIFRKTEVFIFTLGLSEVWYDKITGDVFWRAIPNQRFDPERHGFRVMGVEENRRNLTNVYRTIREFRPDAEIIFTLSPVPLAATFRPVSCITANSVSKASLRMAIDEVMREFGEDPHLHYFPSYEIITAFLPDAMGVDLRHPRPEAVNFVMRTFKRNFLCG; encoded by the coding sequence ATGACGAAAGGCAGGATCATCGGGAATAACCGGCCCACCAAGGATTTTGCCGTTGCCGAGGATGAATCCGAAAAGCCGCACCTGCTCTATTACCAGATGGCGGGAAAGAAACGCCGGGCACATGGCAGCTGGTATCGCGGGGCAACGACGAACTACCACCCGATGCGCGAAAGCCTGGACGAGCCGGGTGCGGTGGAGAAATATGTCGGGCATGGCTGGTTTCCGGAGAAGCCTTTCATCACGCGCGATCATTACATCACGGCCTTCGGAAGCTGTTTCGCGGCGGAGGTCACGAAATTCCTGTTGCGCAAGGGCTATAATGTCTTTGGCGACGATATCGGTCTCAACGCCCATATCATTCGCTCGGGCGAGGGGATCGTGAACAGCGCGGCGCTGCGCCAGCAATTCGATTGGGCGATCGGCGGTCATTCTCCCGAGGAATCGGTCTGGCAGAACCCGGACGGCACCGATGCCGAAATGTCGCCGGACATCCGCGAGACGACCCGTGACATCTTTCGCAAGACGGAGGTGTTCATCTTTACCCTCGGGCTTTCGGAAGTCTGGTATGACAAGATTACCGGGGACGTGTTCTGGCGAGCCATCCCCAATCAACGGTTCGATCCAGAACGGCACGGTTTCCGCGTTATGGGTGTCGAGGAGAACCGCCGGAACCTGACGAATGTCTATCGCACAATCCGGGAGTTTCGTCCGGATGCCGAGATCATCTTTACATTGTCACCCGTGCCGCTGGCCGCCACGTTCCGCCCGGTGTCCTGCATCACGGCCAATTCGGTTTCCAAGGCGTCCTTGCGGATGGCAATCGACGAGGTAATGCGCGAGTTCGGCGAAGACCCGCATCTGCACTATTTTCCCTCCTACGAGATCATCACCGCGTTTCTGCCCGATGCCATGGGCGTCGATCTTCGGCATCCTCGCCCCGAGGCGGTGAATTTCGTGATGCGGACATTCAAACGGAATTTTCTGTGCGGTTGA
- the phoB gene encoding phosphate regulon transcriptional regulator PhoB has product MTIQAPCVLVVEDENAQREVLQYNLEAEGFEVVVADNGEDALLLVQEEQPDLLVLDWMLPKVSGIEVCRQVKADPATRGIPIIMLSARSEETDRVRGLETGADDYVVKPYSVVELMARLRTQLRRTRPSTMGERLSFGDIILDAAEHRVFRAGQPLHLGPTEFRLLSTLMEKPGRVWTREQLLDRVWGRDIYVDTRTIDVHVGRLRKALMTNGGDNPVRTVRGTGYALG; this is encoded by the coding sequence ATGACGATACAGGCCCCTTGCGTATTGGTTGTCGAAGACGAGAACGCGCAGCGTGAGGTCCTGCAATACAATCTCGAGGCCGAGGGCTTCGAGGTCGTGGTCGCCGATAATGGCGAGGACGCCTTGCTGCTGGTGCAGGAGGAGCAGCCCGACCTTCTGGTGCTGGACTGGATGCTGCCCAAGGTCTCGGGGATCGAGGTCTGCCGTCAGGTCAAGGCCGATCCGGCGACCCGCGGGATTCCGATCATCATGCTCTCGGCACGCAGCGAAGAGACGGACCGGGTGCGTGGTCTGGAAACCGGCGCCGATGATTATGTCGTCAAGCCTTACTCCGTGGTCGAGCTGATGGCCCGCCTTCGGACCCAGTTGCGCCGCACCCGCCCCTCGACCATGGGCGAGAGGCTGAGTTTCGGCGATATCATCCTGGATGCGGCCGAGCACAGGGTCTTTCGCGCAGGACAGCCCCTGCATCTGGGCCCGACCGAGTTCCGGCTGCTATCCACGCTGATGGAAAAACCGGGCCGGGTCTGGACCCGCGAGCAGTTGCTGGACCGGGTCTGGGGCCGCGATATCTATGTCGATACCCGCACCATCGACGTGCATGTCGGGCGGCTGCGCAAGGCGCTGATGACCAATGGCGGCGACAATCCGGTGCGCACCGTGCGCGGCACCGGTTACGCGCTTGGCTGA
- the phoU gene encoding phosphate signaling complex protein PhoU, which produces MINRDKHISSAFDRDLETIQAQVVKMGGMVEVAISDAATALDARDEELAEEVRRRDKAIDTLELQINEDAARLIALRAPTATDLRMVLAVMKIAASLERVGDYAKNMAKRTDVLTQMPVIDGSGMAIRRMSQAVSKMLQDALDSYIRRDGELAEDVRQRDLEVDQMYNALFREFLTHMMEDPRNITACMHLHFIAKNVERMGDHATSIAEQVIYLVTGELPDDSRPKASSVSSDAGIASNEG; this is translated from the coding sequence ATGATTAACCGCGACAAGCATATATCCTCCGCGTTCGACCGCGACCTGGAGACGATCCAGGCGCAGGTCGTCAAGATGGGCGGCATGGTCGAAGTCGCCATCTCGGACGCCGCGACGGCACTGGATGCCCGGGACGAGGAGCTGGCCGAAGAGGTCCGCCGCCGGGACAAGGCAATCGATACGCTGGAATTGCAGATCAACGAGGATGCGGCGCGGCTGATCGCCCTGCGCGCACCCACGGCCACCGATCTGCGCATGGTTCTGGCGGTGATGAAGATCGCCGCCTCGCTGGAGCGTGTGGGCGATTACGCCAAGAACATGGCGAAGCGGACCGATGTGCTGACGCAGATGCCGGTGATCGACGGCTCGGGCATGGCGATACGCCGCATGTCGCAGGCAGTCAGCAAGATGCTGCAGGATGCGCTGGACAGCTATATCCGCCGCGATGGCGAACTGGCCGAGGATGTCCGCCAGCGCGACCTGGAAGTGGACCAGATGTATAACGCTTTGTTCCGCGAATTTCTGACCCATATGATGGAGGACCCGCGCAACATCACCGCCTGCATGCATCTGCATTTCATCGCCAAGAATGTTGAACGGATGGGCGACCACGCGACTTCGATTGCCGAGCAGGTGATCTATCTGGTGACCGGAGAATTGCCGGATGACAGCCGGCCCAAGGCCAGCAGCGTGTCGAGCGATGCGGGAATCGCGAGCAATGAGGGATAA
- the pstB gene encoding phosphate ABC transporter ATP-binding protein PstB, with amino-acid sequence MYDINRAESAVTQQDIKISAKNVQVYYGDTHAIKDVDVEILDKTVTAFIGPSGCGKSTFLRCINRMNDTIPIARIEGQIRLDGEDIYDRRVDPVQLRAKVGMVFQKPNPFPKSIYDNVAYGPRIHGLARNKAELDEIVEKSLRGSALWNEVKDRLQEPGTGLSGGQQQRLCIARAVATAPEVLLMDEPCSALDPIATGQVEELIDKLREEFSVVIVTHSMQQAARVSQKTAFFHLGNLVEYGETDDIFTKPQDSRTEAYISGRIG; translated from the coding sequence ATGTACGACATCAACCGAGCGGAGAGTGCCGTGACACAGCAGGATATCAAGATCTCGGCCAAGAATGTGCAGGTCTATTACGGCGACACCCATGCCATCAAGGATGTGGATGTCGAGATCCTCGACAAGACCGTGACAGCCTTCATCGGCCCGTCGGGCTGCGGAAAATCGACATTCCTGCGCTGCATCAACCGGATGAACGACACCATCCCGATCGCCCGTATCGAGGGCCAGATCCGGCTCGACGGCGAAGATATCTATGATCGCCGCGTCGATCCGGTGCAGTTGCGCGCCAAGGTCGGCATGGTGTTTCAGAAGCCGAACCCCTTTCCCAAGTCGATCTATGACAACGTGGCCTACGGTCCGCGTATCCACGGCCTGGCCCGCAACAAGGCCGAGCTGGACGAGATCGTCGAGAAATCTCTGCGCGGCTCGGCGCTGTGGAACGAGGTCAAGGACCGCTTGCAGGAACCCGGCACCGGCTTGTCGGGCGGCCAGCAACAGCGCCTCTGCATTGCCCGCGCCGTGGCGACCGCGCCCGAGGTGCTGCTGATGGACGAGCCCTGCTCGGCGCTCGACCCCATTGCTACCGGACAGGTCGAAGAGCTGATCGACAAGCTGCGCGAGGAATTCTCGGTCGTCATCGTGACGCATTCGATGCAGCAGGCCGCCCGCGTCAGCCAGAAGACCGCCTTTTTCCACCTGGGCAACCTGGTGGAATATGGTGAGACCGACGATATCTTTACGAAACCACAGGATTCACGCACCGAGGCTTATATCTCGGGCCGCATTGGCTGA
- the pstA gene encoding phosphate ABC transporter permease PstA → MTDLPMPQTGDVPAPKSSLMIADARTRRRNAAEKRFRLYGASAIGIAMIALIVLLTSIIGGGAGAFRQTYLSIPVALDAETLDPKGNRNPDEMSKVLTLSYGKVLDRAVGTAVSSSGIEIDELADKDISGLVSKEASAQLRDRVLADPELVGQSVDVNVLVNGRIDGYFKGRVTMESAAADGNTSPQQLMLADALQEQGKLVTRFNWNFITNPDASDQRPEAAGVGVAILGSFYMMLVVLCLAVPIGVAASIYLEEFAPKNRWTDVIEVNISNLAAVPSIVFGILGLAAFINFAGLPQSAPIVGGLVLTLMTLPTIIISTRAALKAVPPSIRDAALGVGASKMQSVFHHVLPLAMPGILTGTIIGLAQALGETAPLLLIGMVAFVREFPDAPPEGLFDPASALPVQVYNWTQRADPAFIERASGAIIVLLIFLFCMNLLAIFLRRRFERRW, encoded by the coding sequence ATGACCGATTTACCGATGCCGCAAACCGGCGATGTGCCCGCACCGAAATCCTCGCTGATGATCGCGGATGCCCGTACCCGCCGCCGCAATGCCGCCGAGAAGCGCTTTCGCCTTTATGGCGCCAGTGCCATCGGGATCGCGATGATCGCGCTGATCGTGCTGCTGACCTCGATTATCGGGGGCGGAGCGGGGGCGTTCCGGCAGACCTACCTGTCGATCCCGGTCGCGCTGGATGCCGAGACGCTGGACCCCAAGGGTAACCGCAACCCGGATGAGATGTCCAAGGTGCTGACCCTGTCCTATGGCAAGGTGCTGGATCGTGCGGTGGGGACCGCTGTCTCCTCCTCGGGGATCGAGATCGACGAACTGGCGGACAAGGACATCAGCGGCCTGGTGTCGAAAGAGGCCTCGGCGCAGCTGCGCGACCGCGTTCTGGCGGATCCCGAACTGGTCGGGCAGTCGGTTGACGTGAACGTGCTGGTGAATGGCCGGATCGACGGTTATTTCAAGGGCCGCGTGACGATGGAAAGCGCGGCCGCCGATGGCAATACCTCGCCGCAGCAACTGATGCTGGCCGATGCGCTGCAAGAGCAGGGAAAGCTGGTCACACGCTTCAACTGGAACTTCATCACCAACCCCGACGCCTCGGATCAGCGGCCCGAGGCGGCAGGCGTTGGCGTGGCGATCCTCGGCTCGTTCTACATGATGCTGGTGGTGCTGTGTCTTGCCGTGCCGATCGGGGTGGCGGCCTCGATCTATCTCGAGGAATTCGCGCCGAAGAATCGCTGGACCGATGTGATCGAGGTGAATATCTCGAATCTCGCCGCCGTTCCGTCTATCGTCTTCGGTATCCTCGGTCTTGCCGCCTTCATCAATTTCGCCGGCTTGCCGCAATCGGCGCCTATTGTTGGCGGGCTGGTCCTGACGCTGATGACGCTGCCGACGATCATCATCTCGACCCGTGCCGCGCTGAAGGCGGTGCCGCCATCCATCCGCGACGCGGCGCTTGGCGTCGGTGCCTCCAAGATGCAGTCGGTGTTCCACCATGTCCTGCCGCTGGCCATGCCCGGCATCCTGACCGGCACGATCATCGGGCTGGCGCAGGCCCTGGGCGAGACCGCGCCGCTGCTGCTGATCGGCATGGTGGCCTTTGTCCGCGAGTTTCCCGACGCCCCGCCCGAAGGTCTGTTCGACCCGGCCTCGGCCCTTCCGGTGCAGGTCTATAACTGGACGCAGCGCGCCGACCCCGCCTTTATCGAGCGGGCCTCGGGAGCGATCATCGTGCTGCTGATCTTCCTTTTCTGCATGAACTTGCTGGCCATTTTCCTGCGCCGCCGGTTCGAGCGCCGTTGGTAA